One genomic segment of Amycolatopsis sp. WQ 127309 includes these proteins:
- a CDS encoding nuclear transport factor 2 family protein, which yields MSETREIVVDCLENLFVHKDIDAAKAVLHPDFVTHSPGLPAGRDAFAEAVANSPLMGGTTTIEHVVAEDDLVAVHLRVQLPGSSYAVVDILRVEDGLLVEHWDVKEAR from the coding sequence ATGAGCGAAACCCGCGAAATCGTCGTCGACTGCCTCGAGAACCTGTTCGTGCACAAGGACATCGACGCCGCGAAGGCCGTGCTGCACCCCGACTTCGTCACCCACAGCCCCGGCCTCCCCGCCGGCCGTGACGCGTTCGCCGAAGCCGTGGCGAACTCGCCGCTGATGGGCGGGACCACGACGATCGAGCACGTCGTCGCCGAGGACGACCTCGTCGCGGTGCACCTGCGCGTGCAGCTCCCCGGGAGCAGCTACGCCGTCGTCGACATCCTGCGCGTCGAAGACGGCCTGCTCGTGGAGCACTGGGACGTCAAGGAAGCCCGCTAG
- a CDS encoding helix-turn-helix transcriptional regulator translates to MSTDPGRKLIDPERVAAAADGLGDRAVIAEWAQRFSVVADPSRLALLVSIHYAREISVTDLAAVTGMTDTAVSQALRLLRAHGLVTTQRTGRVVRYRLADATVHELIHRVRPHPEEPANPGDDR, encoded by the coding sequence GTGAGCACCGACCCCGGCCGCAAGCTGATCGACCCGGAGCGGGTGGCCGCGGCGGCCGACGGGCTCGGCGACCGCGCCGTCATCGCCGAATGGGCCCAGCGCTTCTCCGTCGTCGCCGACCCCTCGCGGCTCGCGCTGCTCGTCTCGATCCACTACGCGCGGGAGATCAGCGTCACCGACCTGGCCGCGGTCACGGGCATGACGGACACCGCGGTTTCGCAGGCCCTGCGGCTGCTGCGGGCGCACGGGCTGGTCACCACGCAGCGCACCGGCCGGGTGGTGCGCTACCGGCTCGCCGACGCCACCGTGCACGAACTCATCCATCGGGTGCGACCGCACCCCGAAGAGCCCGCGAACCCCGGCGATGACCGGTAG
- a CDS encoding class F sortase, producing the protein MSERRSELVRPAGVVLAVVAGLVGVLVGVTLVLTPDTSLPAGAPDPGRPAAVPSGAPPAGLRIPDLHQTLDHIVDLGRVAGGRREQPGTAYGVGWFADGPAPGSPGVAVLSGHSGFGYANGAFAGLGTLMPGAEIVVRDETGHDTSFAVRHTAVFPPNEPDSTLIAPEGTGPELRLITSDGTFDSAGVTSRRVAVYAVPS; encoded by the coding sequence GTGAGCGAACGGCGATCCGAACTCGTGCGACCAGCCGGCGTGGTGCTCGCCGTGGTGGCCGGGCTCGTCGGCGTCCTCGTCGGCGTCACCCTCGTGCTCACCCCGGACACCTCGCTGCCCGCCGGCGCCCCGGACCCGGGCCGCCCCGCCGCGGTGCCGTCCGGCGCCCCGCCGGCCGGGCTGCGGATCCCCGACCTCCACCAGACGCTCGACCACATCGTCGACCTCGGCCGGGTCGCCGGCGGCCGCCGCGAGCAGCCCGGCACGGCGTACGGCGTCGGCTGGTTCGCCGACGGCCCGGCGCCGGGCAGCCCGGGCGTCGCGGTGCTGTCCGGGCACTCCGGCTTCGGCTACGCGAACGGCGCGTTCGCCGGCCTCGGCACCCTGATGCCCGGCGCGGAGATCGTGGTGCGCGACGAAACCGGCCACGACACCAGCTTCGCCGTCCGCCACACGGCGGTCTTCCCGCCCAACGAGCCGGACAGCACGCTCATCGCCCCGGAGGGCACCGGGCCCGAATTGCGCCTGATCACCAGCGACGGGACGTTCGACAGCGCCGGCGTCACCAGCCGGCGCGTCGCCGTCTACGCCGTGCCCAGCTGA
- a CDS encoding HAD family phosphatase — translation MTGLPETITACLFDLDGVLTGTAVLHREAWKRTFDEYLRARDGAGFQEFTDKDYATYVDGRPRADGVREFLKSRGIELPEGDPDDAVDAPTVNGVGNRKNELVLKIIDERGVSPYPGSIRYLEAVKAAGLRIAVVTSSANGAKVLDAGDLSKYIEARVDGLTIREQHLKGKPAPDSFLAGAEALGVEPEHAAVFEDAQSGVQAGKAGGFGYVVGVNRADQAEELRAHGADVVVDDLAELLED, via the coding sequence ATGACGGGATTGCCGGAAACCATCACCGCGTGCCTATTCGACCTCGACGGGGTGCTGACCGGAACTGCGGTTCTCCACCGTGAGGCCTGGAAACGGACATTCGACGAATATCTGCGCGCCCGCGACGGCGCCGGGTTCCAGGAGTTCACGGACAAGGACTACGCGACCTATGTGGACGGCCGCCCCCGCGCCGACGGGGTGCGGGAATTCCTGAAGTCGCGCGGGATCGAGCTGCCGGAAGGCGATCCGGACGACGCGGTCGACGCCCCGACCGTCAACGGCGTGGGCAACCGCAAGAACGAGCTGGTGCTGAAGATCATCGACGAACGCGGAGTGAGCCCCTACCCCGGCTCGATCCGCTACCTCGAAGCGGTCAAGGCCGCCGGGCTCCGGATCGCCGTCGTGACGTCGTCGGCGAACGGCGCCAAGGTGCTCGACGCGGGTGACCTGAGCAAATACATCGAGGCCCGCGTCGACGGCCTCACCATCCGGGAGCAGCACCTCAAGGGCAAGCCCGCGCCGGACTCGTTCCTGGCCGGCGCCGAAGCCCTCGGGGTCGAACCCGAACACGCCGCCGTGTTCGAGGACGCCCAGTCCGGCGTCCAGGCGGGCAAGGCGGGCGGGTTCGGGTACGTCGTCGGCGTCAACCGGGCCGACCAGGCCGAAGAACTGCGCGCGCACGGCGCCGACGTCGTCGTCGACGACCTCGCCGAACTGCTGGAGGACTGA
- a CDS encoding LLM class F420-dependent oxidoreductase, which yields MKIGTAVSYSGGFADSVADVVELEKAGLDIVFVPEAYSFDAVSQLGYLAAKTERVQLASGIFQIYTRTPTLTAMTAAGLDFVSDGRFVLGLGASGPQVIEGFHGVKYDAPLGRTREIVEVCRQVWRRERVVHEGKHYTIPLPPEQGSGLGKPLKLINHPVRERIPVLLASIGPKNVALTAEIAEGWQPIFFHPEKAADVWGASLAEGQAKRDPALGELDTYVTVALAIGDDVEALLDHVRPVVALYVGGMGARGKNFYNDLACRYGYEAEAKLIQDLYLDGKKAEAAAAVPLELLRAISLVGPAGYVKERLAAFAEAGATTVIVNPLQPGREGRVAAVSQLRELIG from the coding sequence ATGAAGATCGGGACCGCGGTCAGCTACTCCGGAGGCTTCGCCGACAGCGTCGCCGACGTCGTCGAACTGGAGAAAGCCGGCCTCGACATCGTCTTCGTGCCGGAGGCGTACTCGTTCGACGCCGTCAGCCAGCTCGGCTACCTCGCCGCGAAGACCGAGCGTGTGCAGCTCGCGTCCGGGATCTTCCAGATCTACACGCGCACGCCGACCCTGACCGCGATGACCGCCGCCGGGCTCGACTTCGTCTCCGACGGCCGCTTCGTCCTCGGCCTCGGCGCCTCCGGCCCGCAGGTCATCGAGGGCTTCCACGGCGTGAAGTACGACGCGCCGCTGGGCCGCACCCGCGAGATCGTCGAGGTCTGCCGCCAGGTCTGGCGCCGCGAGCGCGTCGTCCACGAGGGCAAGCACTACACGATCCCGCTGCCGCCCGAGCAGGGTTCCGGCCTCGGCAAGCCGCTCAAGCTGATCAACCACCCGGTGCGCGAGCGGATCCCGGTGCTGCTGGCCTCGATCGGGCCGAAGAACGTCGCGCTCACGGCCGAGATCGCCGAAGGCTGGCAGCCGATCTTCTTCCACCCCGAGAAGGCCGCCGACGTCTGGGGCGCGTCCCTGGCCGAGGGCCAGGCGAAGCGCGACCCGGCGCTGGGCGAGCTGGACACCTACGTCACGGTCGCGCTGGCGATCGGCGACGACGTCGAGGCGCTGCTGGACCACGTGCGCCCGGTGGTGGCCCTCTACGTCGGCGGGATGGGCGCCCGGGGCAAGAACTTCTACAACGACCTCGCCTGCCGCTACGGCTACGAGGCCGAGGCGAAGCTGATCCAGGACCTCTACCTCGACGGCAAGAAGGCGGAGGCCGCGGCCGCGGTCCCGCTGGAGCTGCTGCGCGCGATCTCCCTGGTCGGCCCGGCGGGCTACGTGAAGGAGCGGCTGGCCGCGTTCGCCGAGGCGGGCGCGACGACGGTGATCGTCAACCCGCTGCAGCCGGGCCGCGAAGGCCGGGTGGCGGCGGTGTCGCAGCTGCGCGAGCTGATCGGCTGA
- a CDS encoding PaaI family thioesterase, which yields MTDVAAEAGTSSKTITWQDPLPTARLGRTMSGFEYLTAIAEGRIPGPPIAAHFGLRWESIGHGEVVAVLEPDESMYNPIGMVHGGVAATMLDSVVGCAVHSTLPAGVGYSSVELKVSYLRAIHAGRGEIRATGRVVKEGSRIAFAEGEIRDAEGKLLATASGTCVITR from the coding sequence ATGACCGATGTCGCCGCCGAGGCCGGGACCAGCTCGAAGACCATCACCTGGCAGGACCCGCTGCCGACCGCCCGGCTCGGCCGCACGATGTCCGGCTTCGAGTACCTGACGGCCATCGCCGAGGGCCGCATCCCCGGCCCGCCGATCGCCGCGCACTTCGGGCTGCGCTGGGAAAGCATCGGCCACGGCGAGGTCGTCGCGGTCCTGGAGCCGGACGAGTCGATGTACAACCCGATCGGCATGGTCCACGGCGGCGTCGCGGCCACGATGCTGGACTCGGTGGTCGGCTGCGCCGTGCACTCGACGCTGCCGGCGGGCGTCGGCTACTCGTCGGTGGAGCTCAAGGTCAGCTACCTGCGCGCGATCCACGCGGGCCGCGGCGAGATCCGTGCGACCGGCCGCGTCGTGAAGGAGGGCTCGCGGATCGCCTTCGCCGAGGGCGAGATCCGCGACGCCGAGGGCAAGCTGCTCGCGACGGCGTCGGGGACCTGCGTCATCACGCGCTAG
- a CDS encoding ROK family protein: protein MAGVEIPTVGTPAGMRKINQRAVLDLLRRSGPATRPQVAKDTGLSKPTVSQALLALEAAGLARPTGHTSTGTGRSAVLYEADPTAGYVLGVDIGREHIRVAVSDLGRTLVARRDERNSARSGATLVATVGRIAADAVAEAGLTAADIVVRVVGSPGVADPDKRCFRHAPNLPGWGRAGLIDDLEAALGPGLVVENDANLTAVGEGESGAARGVAVFGCITIGTGVGMGIMVDGRVFRGATGAAGEIGYLPYGRTRAADSPGLPPTRGHLEEATAAQSVVRGARELGLGTAKSAREVFRLAREGDELARRAVETEADRLAYTVASVAAVIDPELIVLGGGMGTAADLLLEPIDRALRAFTPLVPKVVQGELGEDAVLTGAISVGLRAAEGLVFDRRVGAA from the coding sequence GTGGCCGGCGTAGAAATCCCCACGGTCGGCACCCCCGCCGGGATGCGGAAGATCAACCAGCGCGCGGTGCTGGACCTGCTGCGGCGCAGCGGCCCGGCGACGCGGCCGCAGGTCGCGAAGGACACCGGGCTCTCGAAGCCGACGGTCAGCCAGGCGCTGCTCGCGCTCGAGGCGGCCGGGCTGGCGCGCCCGACCGGGCACACCTCCACCGGCACCGGACGGTCCGCCGTGCTGTACGAAGCCGACCCGACCGCGGGGTACGTGCTGGGCGTCGACATCGGCCGCGAGCACATCCGCGTCGCCGTGTCGGACCTCGGCCGGACGCTCGTGGCGCGCCGCGACGAACGCAACTCCGCCCGCTCCGGCGCGACGCTGGTCGCCACGGTCGGCCGGATCGCGGCCGACGCCGTCGCCGAGGCGGGCCTGACGGCGGCCGACATCGTTGTCCGCGTCGTCGGCTCCCCCGGCGTCGCCGACCCGGACAAGCGCTGCTTCCGGCACGCGCCGAACCTGCCGGGCTGGGGCCGGGCCGGGCTGATCGACGACCTCGAGGCCGCGCTGGGCCCGGGCCTGGTGGTGGAGAACGACGCGAACCTCACCGCCGTCGGCGAAGGCGAAAGCGGCGCCGCGCGGGGTGTGGCGGTGTTCGGCTGCATCACGATCGGCACCGGCGTCGGCATGGGCATCATGGTCGACGGCCGGGTGTTCCGCGGCGCCACCGGCGCGGCGGGCGAGATCGGCTACCTCCCGTACGGCCGCACCCGCGCGGCCGACTCCCCGGGCCTGCCGCCCACCCGCGGCCACCTCGAAGAGGCGACGGCGGCCCAGTCGGTCGTCCGCGGCGCCCGCGAACTCGGCCTGGGCACCGCGAAATCGGCCCGCGAGGTGTTCCGCCTGGCCCGCGAAGGCGACGAGCTCGCCCGCCGCGCGGTGGAGACGGAAGCGGATCGCCTGGCGTACACGGTGGCCTCGGTGGCGGCGGTGATCGACCCGGAACTGATCGTCCTGGGCGGCGGCATGGGCACGGCGGCCGACCTCCTGCTGGAACCGATCGACCGGGCCCTGCGCGCGTTCACGCCGTTGGTGCCGAAGGTGGTCCAGGGCGAACTGGGCGAAGACGCGGTCCTGACGGGCGCCATCAGCGTGGGCCTGCGGGCGGCCGAAGGCCTGGTCTTCGACCGCCGCGTGGGCGCGGCCTGA
- the fahA gene encoding fumarylacetoacetase: protein MTVTWLELADDTPFGLDNLPYGVFSVGGAPERRIGVPVGDRVLDLTAAAAETAASFAPLLTSGVLNPLLAAGPATWREVRESVREWLTEPRYADQLRPHLVPLTEVTTHLAIEVADYVDFYSSEHHALNAGKIFRPDAVELPPNWKHLPIGYHGRAGTVVASGTPVVRPNGQRKPRNADAPAFGPSQRLDIEAEVGFVVGVPSTLGTPVSTEDFAAHVFGVCLVNDWSARDLQAWEYQPLGPFLAKSFATSVSPWIVPLDALEHARVAGPPQDPEPFEYLRTSEKWGLDLAMEVRLNGHLVSSPPFATQYWNAAQQLAHLTVNGASLRTGDLYASGTVTGPEPHQRGSLLELSWGGREPFELPDGTTRTFLEDGDEVAITATAPGPNGTRIGFGEVRGTVVPT from the coding sequence GTGACCGTGACCTGGCTCGAACTCGCCGACGACACGCCGTTCGGCTTGGACAACCTGCCCTACGGCGTGTTCTCCGTGGGCGGGGCGCCCGAGCGCCGGATCGGCGTGCCGGTCGGCGACCGGGTGCTGGACCTGACGGCCGCGGCGGCGGAGACGGCGGCGTCGTTCGCGCCGCTGCTGACGTCCGGGGTGCTGAACCCGCTGCTGGCCGCCGGGCCGGCGACGTGGCGGGAGGTGCGCGAGAGCGTCCGGGAGTGGCTGACCGAGCCGCGGTACGCCGATCAGCTGCGGCCGCACCTGGTGCCGCTGACCGAGGTGACCACGCACCTGGCGATCGAGGTCGCGGACTACGTCGACTTCTACTCCAGCGAGCACCACGCGCTCAACGCGGGCAAGATCTTCCGGCCCGACGCGGTCGAGCTGCCGCCGAACTGGAAGCACCTGCCGATCGGCTACCACGGCCGGGCCGGCACGGTGGTCGCGTCGGGCACCCCGGTCGTCCGCCCGAACGGCCAGCGCAAGCCACGCAACGCCGACGCGCCGGCGTTCGGCCCGTCGCAGCGGCTGGACATCGAGGCGGAGGTGGGCTTCGTCGTCGGCGTCCCGTCCACGCTGGGCACTCCGGTGTCCACAGAGGACTTCGCGGCGCACGTGTTCGGCGTCTGCCTGGTCAACGACTGGTCGGCCCGCGACCTGCAGGCGTGGGAGTACCAGCCGCTGGGCCCGTTCCTGGCCAAGTCGTTCGCGACGTCGGTGTCGCCGTGGATCGTCCCGCTCGACGCGCTGGAGCACGCCCGCGTCGCCGGCCCGCCGCAGGACCCGGAGCCGTTCGAGTACCTGCGCACCAGCGAGAAGTGGGGCCTGGACCTGGCGATGGAGGTCCGGCTCAACGGCCACCTGGTGTCGAGCCCGCCGTTCGCCACGCAGTACTGGAACGCGGCCCAGCAGCTGGCCCACCTGACGGTCAACGGCGCGAGCCTGCGCACGGGCGACCTGTACGCGTCGGGCACGGTGACGGGCCCGGAGCCGCACCAGCGGGGCTCGCTGCTGGAACTGTCCTGGGGCGGCCGCGAACCGTTCGAGCTGCCCGACGGAACCACCCGCACCTTCCTGGAGGACGGCGACGAAGTCGCGATCACCGCAACGGCCCCCGGCCCGAACGGCACCCGCATCGGCTTCGGCGAAGTCCGAGGCACCGTAGTCCCCACCTGA
- a CDS encoding Ppx/GppA phosphatase family protein, giving the protein MRKIEEPEAGTVGVLDVGSFSARLVVVPVAGASLAPVLNHQTRLRLDRELDARGRLTARGIASVTAAVAAGMTTAYRHGVSSVYPLATSSIRDAVNSADVVRHVAGETGVELQFLSGRREAELAYLAARRWYGPKAGPLLILDIGGGTVELAAGCGEQATFAKSLPMGARSLTRDWLPTERVSGKQVKALRAYALDQATAVLGAADIAGHRTVGCSKVLQQLARLAGARPGKSRDLRLDDLRACIPRLAAMPTSKRAELPGISRNRAHQALAGAIVAEALLSVAGGQVTICPWSTRDGLLLSLRDDAVKGHRRGGRRGRVQVA; this is encoded by the coding sequence GTGCGGAAAATTGAAGAGCCGGAAGCGGGCACAGTGGGCGTGCTGGACGTCGGATCGTTCAGCGCCCGGCTGGTGGTGGTGCCGGTCGCCGGCGCGTCCCTCGCGCCGGTGCTCAACCACCAGACGCGCCTGCGCCTGGACCGCGAGCTCGACGCCCGCGGCCGGCTGACCGCCCGCGGTATCGCTTCGGTGACCGCCGCCGTCGCGGCCGGCATGACCACCGCCTACCGCCACGGTGTCAGCAGTGTGTACCCACTGGCGACGTCGTCCATTCGCGACGCGGTCAACTCGGCCGACGTCGTCCGGCACGTCGCCGGCGAAACCGGCGTCGAGCTGCAGTTCCTGTCCGGCCGCCGCGAGGCCGAGCTGGCCTACCTGGCCGCGCGCCGCTGGTACGGCCCGAAGGCCGGGCCGCTGCTGATCCTCGACATCGGCGGCGGCACGGTGGAGCTCGCGGCGGGCTGCGGCGAGCAGGCCACGTTCGCGAAGTCGCTGCCGATGGGCGCGCGCTCCCTGACCCGCGACTGGCTGCCGACCGAGCGCGTCTCGGGCAAGCAGGTGAAGGCGTTGCGCGCGTACGCGCTGGACCAGGCCACCGCCGTGCTGGGCGCCGCGGACATCGCGGGCCACCGCACGGTCGGCTGTTCGAAGGTCCTGCAGCAGCTCGCGCGGCTCGCGGGTGCCCGGCCGGGCAAGTCCCGCGACCTGCGGCTCGACGACCTGCGCGCCTGCATCCCGCGGCTGGCCGCGATGCCGACGTCGAAGCGGGCCGAGCTGCCGGGCATTTCCCGCAACCGCGCCCACCAGGCCCTGGCGGGCGCGATCGTGGCCGAGGCCCTGCTGAGCGTCGCCGGCGGCCAGGTGACGATCTGCCCCTGGTCCACGCGTGACGGCCTGCTGCTCTCCCTGCGCGACGACGCCGTCAAGGGCCACCGCCGCGGTGGCCGCCGCGGCCGGGTGCAGGTCGCCTGA
- a CDS encoding glycoside hydrolase family 65 protein — protein MSDEPRGYECSPWELRWRGMDVDALQRTESAFAVSNGHIGLRGTLEEAEPRGLPGTYLNGFYEEHGLPYAEAGYGYPEEGQTVVNVTDGKIIRLLVEDEPLDMRYGAATAHDRVLDFRRGTLTRTTEWSSPTGRRVRVRTERMVSFTQRAIAAIRYEVEPLDEDLQLVVQSDLLANEPIESDTRDPRVAAALESPLVGEFHRATDYNAVLVHQTRRSGLRMAAAMDHKIEVDDGIRARIHSEEDLARLTVAVDVPKGGRLRITKFLAYGWSAQRSVPALRSQVEAALAGARQTTWKGLLTEQREFLDEFWATSDIEIDGDPELQQAVRFALFHLLQAGARGESRAVAGKGLTGPGYDGHAFWDTESFVLPVLTYTMPDAARDALRWRHSTMDKARERAHQLGLRGAAFPWRSINGAECSAYWPAGTAAFHVSADIADAVLRYLNATGDEEFERNYGVELLLETARLWASLGHHDRHGAFRIDGVTGPDEYSAVADNNVYTNLMARRNLLAAAASCERHPDIAAHFEVDTVELDTWRAAAAAMYLPYDQELGVHPQSEGFLDHDEWDYEGTDMAHYPLLLHFPYFDLYRKQVVKQADLVLALHMCGDSFSMEEKARNFAYYEARTVRDSSLSAGTQAVVAAEVGHLELAYDYLAEAALTDLHDVHNNVRNGLHMASLAGAWQGAVAGFGGLRDHGGVLAFAPRLPPQLDRITFRLMFRGTRFQVEIDPDQATYHVLAGEPLQVLHHGERVTVTVEPQRFAIPKIDAGDPPHQPPGRAPMRRDTSKLRQFEEPSNPITAEGR, from the coding sequence ATGAGCGACGAACCACGCGGGTACGAGTGCTCGCCGTGGGAACTGCGGTGGCGCGGCATGGACGTCGACGCCCTGCAGCGCACCGAATCGGCCTTCGCGGTGTCGAACGGCCACATCGGGCTGCGCGGCACGCTCGAGGAAGCCGAGCCGCGCGGCCTGCCCGGCACCTACCTCAACGGCTTCTACGAGGAGCACGGGCTCCCGTACGCCGAGGCGGGCTACGGCTACCCCGAAGAGGGCCAGACCGTCGTCAACGTGACCGACGGCAAGATCATCCGGCTGCTGGTCGAGGACGAGCCGCTCGACATGCGCTACGGCGCGGCGACCGCGCACGACCGGGTGCTCGACTTCCGCCGCGGCACGCTGACCCGGACGACCGAGTGGTCCTCGCCCACCGGGCGCCGGGTCCGCGTGCGCACCGAGCGGATGGTGTCGTTCACCCAGCGCGCGATCGCCGCGATCCGCTACGAGGTCGAGCCGCTCGACGAGGACCTGCAGCTGGTCGTGCAGTCCGACCTGCTGGCCAACGAGCCGATCGAGTCCGACACCCGGGACCCGCGGGTGGCCGCGGCGCTGGAGTCGCCGCTGGTGGGCGAGTTCCACCGCGCCACCGACTACAACGCCGTGCTGGTGCACCAGACGCGGCGCTCCGGGCTGCGGATGGCCGCGGCCATGGACCACAAGATCGAGGTGGACGACGGGATCCGCGCCCGGATCCACTCCGAAGAGGACCTCGCGCGGCTCACCGTCGCGGTCGACGTCCCCAAGGGCGGGCGGCTGCGGATCACGAAGTTCCTCGCCTACGGCTGGTCGGCGCAGCGCTCGGTGCCGGCGCTGCGCTCGCAGGTCGAGGCCGCGCTGGCCGGGGCCCGGCAGACCACCTGGAAGGGCCTGCTCACCGAGCAGCGCGAGTTCCTCGACGAGTTCTGGGCCACCTCGGACATCGAGATCGACGGTGATCCCGAGCTGCAGCAGGCCGTCCGGTTCGCGCTGTTCCACCTGCTGCAGGCCGGTGCTCGCGGGGAAAGCCGCGCGGTCGCGGGCAAGGGCCTCACCGGCCCGGGTTACGACGGCCACGCGTTCTGGGACACCGAGTCGTTCGTACTGCCGGTGCTCACCTACACGATGCCGGACGCGGCCCGCGACGCGCTGCGCTGGCGGCACTCCACAATGGACAAAGCCAGGGAACGCGCGCACCAGCTGGGCCTGCGCGGCGCGGCGTTCCCGTGGCGCTCGATCAACGGCGCCGAGTGCTCGGCCTACTGGCCGGCCGGCACGGCGGCGTTCCACGTCAGCGCGGACATCGCCGACGCCGTGCTGCGCTACCTCAACGCGACCGGCGACGAGGAGTTCGAGCGCAACTACGGCGTCGAGCTTCTGCTGGAAACCGCGCGGCTGTGGGCATCGCTGGGCCACCACGACCGGCACGGCGCGTTCCGCATCGACGGCGTCACCGGGCCGGACGAGTACTCGGCGGTGGCGGACAACAACGTCTACACGAACCTGATGGCGCGCCGGAACCTGCTGGCGGCCGCGGCGTCGTGCGAGCGGCACCCCGACATCGCGGCCCACTTCGAGGTCGACACCGTCGAGCTCGACACGTGGCGCGCCGCCGCCGCGGCGATGTACCTGCCCTACGACCAGGAGCTCGGCGTGCACCCGCAGTCGGAGGGGTTTCTCGACCACGACGAGTGGGACTACGAGGGCACCGACATGGCGCACTACCCGCTGCTGCTGCACTTCCCGTACTTCGACCTCTACCGCAAGCAGGTCGTGAAGCAGGCGGACCTCGTGCTGGCCCTGCACATGTGCGGGGACTCGTTCAGCATGGAGGAGAAGGCGCGCAACTTCGCCTACTACGAGGCCCGCACGGTGCGGGACTCCTCGCTGTCGGCGGGCACGCAGGCCGTGGTGGCGGCCGAGGTGGGCCACCTGGAGCTGGCCTACGACTACCTCGCCGAGGCCGCGCTGACCGACCTGCACGACGTGCACAACAACGTCCGCAACGGCCTGCACATGGCGTCGCTGGCCGGGGCGTGGCAGGGCGCGGTGGCCGGGTTCGGCGGGCTGCGCGACCACGGCGGCGTGCTGGCGTTCGCGCCGCGGCTGCCGCCGCAGCTGGACCGGATCACCTTCCGGCTGATGTTCCGCGGCACGCGGTTCCAGGTCGAGATCGATCCCGACCAGGCCACCTACCACGTGCTGGCCGGCGAGCCGCTGCAGGTGCTGCACCACGGCGAGCGCGTCACGGTCACCGTCGAGCCCCAGCGGTTCGCGATCCCGAAGATCGACGCGGGCGACCCGCCGCACCAGCCGCCGGGCCGCGCCCCGATGCGGCGCGACACGTCGAAGCTGCGTCAGTTCGAGGAGCCGTCCAACCCGATCACCGCCGAAGGGCGCTGA
- a CDS encoding YihY/virulence factor BrkB family protein, with amino-acid sequence MKAVVSRPFRRAGATLARYRERDGDHYAAAMTFFSLLALVPLIMVAVSVAGFVLAGDRLLFAELDRVIAASLPPELGGQVTNVVHTVVGERGRIGILALAVAVYSGWSWISNVRDAVTAMLGQERTPRPLLRGIAADVVALAGVGIAMAVSFGLASLTGAAGAWLLEVIGLTGGFAHVVLVAGSLLLGLAANWLVIAWCLARLPRRALPLRSTLRPAGAAAVGLGAIQQAGGLYLHLLGRSPAVATFGTLVGVLLFGYLIVRWLLMVTVWITVRDDPPAGTFGADVRYAGTTLGAGASAELVVRTLTGR; translated from the coding sequence GTGAAGGCCGTCGTGAGCAGGCCGTTCCGGCGGGCCGGGGCGACCCTGGCGCGGTACCGGGAACGCGACGGTGACCACTACGCCGCCGCGATGACGTTCTTCAGCCTCTTGGCGCTGGTGCCGCTGATCATGGTGGCCGTCTCGGTGGCCGGGTTCGTGCTGGCCGGCGACCGGCTGCTGTTCGCCGAACTCGACCGGGTCATCGCCGCCTCGCTGCCGCCCGAGCTGGGCGGGCAGGTCACGAACGTCGTGCACACCGTCGTCGGCGAACGCGGGCGGATCGGGATCCTCGCGCTGGCCGTCGCGGTCTACTCGGGCTGGAGCTGGATCAGCAACGTCCGCGACGCCGTCACCGCGATGCTCGGCCAGGAACGCACCCCGCGGCCGCTGCTGCGCGGCATCGCCGCCGACGTCGTGGCGCTCGCCGGCGTCGGGATCGCGATGGCCGTCTCCTTCGGCCTCGCGTCGCTCACCGGCGCGGCCGGCGCGTGGCTGCTCGAGGTGATCGGCCTGACCGGCGGCTTCGCGCACGTCGTGCTCGTCGCGGGCTCGCTCCTGCTCGGGCTGGCGGCGAACTGGCTGGTCATCGCCTGGTGCCTGGCCCGGCTGCCGCGCCGGGCACTGCCGCTGCGCTCGACGCTGCGCCCGGCCGGGGCCGCCGCCGTCGGGCTCGGCGCGATCCAGCAGGCCGGCGGCCTCTACCTGCACCTGCTCGGGCGCTCACCGGCCGTCGCGACGTTCGGCACGCTCGTCGGCGTCCTGCTGTTCGGCTACCTGATCGTGCGCTGGCTGCTGATGGTCACGGTGTGGATCACCGTCCGGGACGACCCGCCGGCCGGCACGTTCGGCGCCGACGTCCGGTACGCCGGCACGACGCTCGGGGCCGGCGCGTCGGCGGAGCTGGTGGTCCGCACGCTGACCGGCCGGTAA